Proteins co-encoded in one Flavivirga eckloniae genomic window:
- a CDS encoding FeoA family protein codes for MQDTLAHLKRGEKGIITDVSSIHIPLKLLEMGCLPGSSVQLVQLAPFQDPMYLNINGTHLAIRKETASYILIEKIADE; via the coding sequence TTGCAAGACACTTTAGCACATCTTAAACGTGGTGAAAAGGGTATTATTACCGATGTTTCATCTATTCATATACCCTTAAAACTCTTAGAAATGGGATGTTTACCAGGTAGTTCTGTTCAACTAGTGCAACTTGCCCCTTTTCAAGACCCCATGTATTTAAATATTAATGGAACACATTTGGCCATTAGAAAAGAAACAGCTTCTTATATTTTAATTGAAAAAATAGCGGATGAGTAA
- a CDS encoding arsenate reductase family protein, producing MKKVYYLKTCSTCIRILKDLNLSSEFVLQDIKTEEITVKQLEEMEALSGSYESLFSKRAKLYKEMDLKNQQLEERDYKQYILEHYTFLSRPVIINGNQIFIGNSKKTVEVAKAAIHSK from the coding sequence ATGAAAAAAGTATATTATTTAAAAACCTGTAGCACCTGTATTAGAATTTTAAAAGACTTAAACTTGTCTTCTGAATTCGTTTTACAGGATATTAAAACAGAGGAGATAACTGTAAAACAATTAGAGGAAATGGAAGCTCTATCGGGTAGCTATGAGTCTCTTTTTAGTAAACGCGCTAAGCTTTACAAAGAAATGGATTTAAAAAATCAACAATTAGAAGAGCGCGACTACAAACAATACATACTAGAACACTATACTTTTTTAAGCAGACCAGTTATAATAAATGGTAATCAGATTTTTATTGGTAATTCTAAAAAGACTGTTGAAGTAGCAAAAGCAGCTATTCATTCTAAATAA
- a CDS encoding type II toxin-antitoxin system HipA family toxin — MEPIEKLDIYLRFTNSPVAVGQMVSDNGAVFFKYDDTFIETGLDISPFKLKRSNAILTPETTIFDGLFGVFNDSLPDGWGRLLLDRTLLSKRIPLNQITPLHRLAYVGSGGMGALTYKPNLNSEVQTDTLLELDEISQEMTKVLEGTPSDVIEELFHLGGSSGGARPKIFVGYNPKTNHLIHGYSSLPEDYEHWIIKFPSSTDMHDIAQIEYAYYKMALAAGIEMSECKLFEGPSGKKYFATKRFDRIHNDRLHLHSVSGLLNDNFRYSNLDYGNIMDCAFRLENHVAAYSKVLRLAAFNVYSHNRDDHSKNISFLMNTAGVWKLAPAYDLTFSNSSHGMHSTMVAGESKAPGEQHLLELANTFEIKHAKTIINEVKSAISDWRIYAKNSEVSNNSKKLIDKTLMEISKS, encoded by the coding sequence ATGGAACCTATTGAAAAATTGGATATTTACCTTCGCTTTACCAACTCACCTGTTGCTGTAGGTCAAATGGTATCTGACAACGGAGCTGTTTTTTTTAAATACGACGATACTTTTATAGAAACGGGCTTAGATATTTCGCCTTTTAAATTAAAACGTTCCAATGCAATTTTAACTCCCGAAACCACTATTTTTGATGGACTCTTCGGGGTTTTTAATGATTCGCTTCCCGATGGTTGGGGCAGATTATTATTGGACAGAACGTTGCTATCAAAAAGAATCCCTCTTAACCAAATTACACCTTTACACAGATTGGCTTATGTTGGATCTGGAGGCATGGGTGCATTAACCTATAAGCCAAACCTAAACTCCGAAGTTCAGACTGACACGCTTTTGGAGTTAGATGAAATTTCCCAGGAGATGACCAAGGTATTAGAAGGTACACCTTCTGATGTTATAGAAGAATTATTCCATCTTGGTGGTTCATCCGGCGGTGCAAGGCCAAAAATCTTTGTAGGGTACAACCCTAAAACGAATCATCTTATTCATGGGTATTCGTCACTTCCTGAAGACTACGAACATTGGATAATAAAGTTTCCATCTTCAACAGATATGCATGACATAGCTCAAATAGAATATGCGTATTATAAAATGGCATTAGCTGCAGGCATTGAAATGTCTGAATGTAAATTATTCGAAGGCCCTTCCGGAAAAAAATATTTTGCAACCAAAAGGTTTGACAGAATACATAATGATCGTTTACACTTACATTCAGTAAGCGGGCTTTTAAACGATAATTTTCGTTATAGCAACTTAGACTACGGCAATATAATGGACTGTGCTTTTCGACTTGAAAATCATGTAGCAGCCTATTCAAAAGTACTTCGGTTAGCCGCCTTTAATGTTTATAGCCATAATCGGGACGATCATAGCAAGAATATTTCCTTCCTAATGAATACCGCTGGAGTATGGAAATTAGCTCCTGCATATGATCTTACTTTTTCAAATTCATCACACGGTATGCATAGCACTATGGTTGCAGGAGAGAGTAAAGCTCCAGGAGAACAACACTTATTGGAATTAGCAAATACCTTTGAAATAAAACACGCTAAAACTATTATTAATGAAGTAAAAAGTGCTATTTCCGATTGGAGAATTTACGCAAAGAACTCTGAAGTTAGTAATAATTCCAAAAAACTAATCGACAAAACATTAATGGAAATTAGCAAGAGTTAA
- the rseP gene encoding RIP metalloprotease RseP, producing the protein MEFVIKISQFLLSLSLLIILHELGHFVPAKAFKTRVEKFYLFFDVKFSLFKKKIGETVYGIGWLPLGGYVKISGMIDESMDTEQMAKEPQPWEFRSKPAWQRLIIMLGGVTVNFVLALIIYIFASFFYGDTDISAASIQDGYLIDNPLLTDLGFKTGDDVVAIGDYKIENVSDIKGNFIGAESVTIKRDGVEKTIQIPEDFLGQLSTSKDRSLFEIRMPFIFGRVGDSSVNKGVDLKEGDIIEGINGKKIKYFDQFAAVLDTLKGKSVTVNVLRGEERIEKALKVDDNGKFGIHPTGSYNRFEELGYLSITRKEYSFGESFGVGYNKFTSQISSYFVQLKLIFSPSTGAYKGVGGFKAIFDIFPDTWSWEAFWGITAFLSIMLAVLNLLPIPALDGGHVMFLLYEMVSGRKPGDKFMEYAQMVGFFILIALVLFANGNDIYKAIFG; encoded by the coding sequence ATGGAGTTCGTTATTAAAATATCTCAATTTTTATTAAGTCTTTCGTTGCTAATTATATTGCACGAGTTAGGGCATTTTGTTCCGGCTAAGGCTTTTAAAACCCGAGTAGAAAAGTTTTATTTATTTTTTGATGTAAAATTTTCATTGTTCAAGAAAAAAATAGGTGAGACTGTTTATGGGATAGGGTGGTTGCCATTAGGAGGTTATGTGAAGATTTCGGGAATGATCGATGAGAGTATGGATACCGAGCAAATGGCTAAGGAACCACAACCATGGGAATTTCGATCTAAACCAGCTTGGCAGCGTTTAATTATTATGCTTGGTGGTGTTACTGTGAACTTTGTTTTGGCTTTAATTATATACATCTTTGCATCCTTCTTTTATGGAGACACCGATATTTCGGCAGCGAGTATTCAAGATGGTTACTTAATAGATAACCCTTTATTAACCGATTTAGGTTTTAAAACAGGTGATGATGTAGTTGCCATTGGTGATTATAAAATTGAAAATGTTTCCGACATAAAAGGAAACTTTATTGGAGCAGAGTCTGTAACTATTAAAAGGGATGGTGTTGAAAAAACCATCCAAATACCAGAGGATTTTTTAGGACAATTATCTACAAGTAAAGATAGAAGTCTATTTGAAATAAGAATGCCGTTTATTTTTGGAAGAGTAGGAGATTCTTCGGTAAATAAAGGCGTAGATTTAAAAGAAGGCGATATTATTGAAGGGATTAATGGAAAGAAGATTAAATATTTCGATCAATTTGCTGCTGTACTAGATACGCTTAAAGGGAAGTCTGTTACTGTTAATGTTTTAAGAGGCGAAGAAAGAATTGAGAAAGCATTAAAGGTTGACGACAATGGTAAATTTGGAATACATCCAACAGGATCTTATAACAGATTTGAAGAGTTAGGGTATTTATCAATAACTAGAAAAGAGTATTCTTTTGGCGAAAGTTTTGGTGTTGGTTATAATAAGTTTACAAGCCAAATAAGTTCATATTTTGTACAGTTAAAATTAATCTTTAGTCCGAGCACTGGTGCTTATAAAGGTGTTGGTGGTTTTAAGGCCATATTTGATATTTTCCCTGATACGTGGAGCTGGGAAGCTTTTTGGGGTATAACGGCTTTCTTGTCTATTATGTTAGCGGTTTTAAATTTATTACCGATACCAGCTTTAGATGGTGGACATGTTATGTTTTTACTCTATGAAATGGTGTCTGGAAGAAAGCCGGGAGACAAGTTTATGGAGTACGCGCAAATGGTTGGATTCTTCATTTTGATCGCTTTAGTTTTGTTTGCAAACGGGAATGATATTTATAAAGCCATTTTTGGTTAA
- a CDS encoding helix-turn-helix domain-containing protein, whose amino-acid sequence MNKYSVDKLPRDVRLEIANKHKKLRKQRGLSQMELAERSGVSLGSLKRFETKGQVSLESLLKLVFVLGRLSDFESVLKPDKGLEHIEKLFDSKKKS is encoded by the coding sequence ATGAATAAATATAGTGTTGACAAACTTCCAAGAGATGTCCGTTTAGAAATTGCGAACAAACACAAAAAACTTCGGAAACAAAGGGGGCTATCCCAAATGGAACTGGCAGAACGCTCAGGAGTATCTCTAGGTAGCTTAAAGCGTTTTGAAACCAAAGGGCAAGTTTCTTTAGAATCCCTTTTGAAACTTGTATTTGTATTAGGTAGACTCTCTGATTTTGAAAGTGTACTGAAACCAGATAAAGGTCTTGAGCATATTGAGAAATTATTTGATTCAAAAAAGAAAAGCTGA
- a CDS encoding SCO family protein has protein sequence MLSFFSKYKVFAIVFAIISIIIISIIYNTLNVYQPLPIYQPTMVSSELVDSTIQYKKKYHKIADFSLINQNGKTITQNDYKDKIYVADFFFTTCQTICPIMTDHMAQIQQKIITDDDVMLLSHSVTPEIDTVAQLKRYAKQKGVNDSKWNLVTGDKKQIYQLARKSYLAVKDNGDGGPFDMVHTENFMLIDKKRQIRGFYDGTNGEDIDRLLDDIKTLKEEYHQ, from the coding sequence ATGTTATCATTTTTTAGTAAGTACAAAGTATTTGCAATCGTTTTTGCTATTATTTCCATTATTATAATTTCAATTATTTATAACACTTTAAATGTTTACCAGCCACTTCCTATTTATCAACCTACTATGGTAAGTAGCGAATTAGTAGACAGTACCATACAGTACAAAAAGAAGTATCATAAAATTGCTGATTTTTCACTTATAAATCAAAACGGAAAAACCATTACGCAAAACGATTATAAAGATAAAATATACGTAGCCGATTTCTTTTTTACCACGTGTCAGACTATATGCCCTATAATGACAGATCATATGGCGCAAATACAACAAAAAATTATTACCGACGACGACGTTATGTTACTTTCCCACTCTGTAACTCCCGAAATAGATACTGTTGCTCAACTAAAACGCTATGCAAAACAAAAAGGCGTGAACGATAGCAAATGGAATTTAGTTACTGGAGATAAAAAGCAAATATATCAGCTTGCTAGAAAGAGCTATTTAGCTGTAAAGGATAATGGCGACGGAGGCCCTTTTGACATGGTTCACACAGAAAACTTTATGCTTATTGATAAGAAACGTCAAATAAGAGGCTTTTACGATGGTACAAACGGAGAGGATATCGATCGCTTACTCGATGACATCAAAACCTTAAAAGAAGAGTATCATCAATAG